TGTGGACTACGCACACAGTCCAGATGCTATTGAGAAAGTATTGACGACGCTGCGTGAGGTCCTTGGCAAACCTGGGGACCAAATAAAACCAAAAATAGAAAATACAAAATTGGTTTGTGTATTCGGATGCGGGGGTGAGCGTGATCGCGGTAAGCGACCAATGCTGGGGAGAGTGGTCTCGCAGTTAGCAGATGAGATCATCATAACAAGCGACAACCCGCGAAGCGAAAATCCGCGGGACATCATCAATGAGATCGCAGTAGCAACGGATGCTAATTATCATATCGAAGAAGACCGAGCGATGGCGATTTATCGTGCGATAAGTAATGCGCGGAAGGGTGACATAGTACTAATCGCAGGGAAGGGACATGAAATGTATCAGGAGATTGGGGGACAAAGACTTCCTTTCAGCGACATCGAGGTTGCGCGGCAGGTGTTGCAAGGGTTGGTAGAACAAGAGGCACGAGTACAAGCATGATGACGGTGAAGGAAGCGGCGCTTGCACTGGATGTAGAGTGGCGAGGTAAAGATGTCTTTTTTACCGGGGTTAGCACCGATAGTCGAAAGGCAGAAAGTGGTGATTTATTTGTTGGACTGAAAGGAGAGCGGTTCGAAGGCGATG
The bacterium DNA segment above includes these coding regions:
- a CDS encoding Mur ligase domain-containing protein; the encoded protein is MMTVKEAALALDVEWRGKDVFFTGVSTDSRKAESGDLFVGLKGERFEGDEFVAIAHEKGAVAAMVSKAAGIKNQGLGIPLILMKDTRLG